Proteins encoded in a region of the Capra hircus breed San Clemente chromosome 3, ASM170441v1, whole genome shotgun sequence genome:
- the PPIH gene encoding peptidyl-prolyl cis-trans isomerase H has protein sequence MAVANSSPVNPVVFFDVSIGGQEVGRMKIELFADVVPKTAENFRQFCTGEFRKDGVPIGYKGSTFHRVIKDFMIQGGDFVNGDGTGVASIYRGPFADENFKLRHSAPGLLSMANSGPSTNGCQFFITCSKCDWLDGKHVVFGKIIDGLLVMRKIENVPTGPNNKPKLPVVISQCGEM, from the exons ATGGCGGTGGCAAATTCAAGCCCTGTCAATCCCGTGGTATTCTTTGATGTCAGCATTGGCGGCCAG GAGGTTGGTCGTATGAAGATTGAGCTCTTTGCAGACGTTGTGCCTAAGACGGCGGAGAATTTTAG GCAGTTCTGCACAGGAGAATTCAG AAAAGATGGGGTTCCGATAGGATACAAGGGGAGCACCTTCCACAG GGTCATAAAAGATTTCATGATTCAGGGTGGAGATTTTGTTAAT GGAGATGGTACTGGAGTTGCCAGTATCTACCGGGGGCCGTTCGCAGATGAAAATTTTAAGCTTCGACACTCAGCTCCAGGCCTTCTTTCCATG GCAAACAGTGGTCCCAGCACAAATGGCTGCCAGTTTTTCATCACCTGCTCTAAGTGTGATTGGCTAGATGGGAAGCACGTGGTGTTTG gaaaaatcatTGATGGACTTCTGgtgatgagaaagattgag AATGTTCCCACAGGCCCCAACAATAAACCCAAGCTGCCTGTGGTGATCTCACAGTGTGGGGAGATGTAG